GATAAACTTCTACATTCGGATGGCCATTAACTGTACATATTAGATAACAACCATAGTTTAAATGAAATCTATTATATGTTTATGCTTAACAAAGACTGTTGTATACAATTTTCCAACTTAAGATGCTCAAGCTACAAGTGACTTTCATTTTCATACATTCTTGCCAAAGGTACTAATATTCGTCACTGGTGAATATGTTTGTATTTGCGCTGGCAGAGTTATTTTCCAGGCTTTCTTGCTGAGTTAAGGACAATCTGCGGTCTTTCCTCAGCCAAGAGTTGGGGTGGAGGCTCCTGCAGCTTTTCAAGGTCCCCCATTTACTCTCTTTACGACTCGTCCCCTGCTCCTCATGTCTGCCTGATGTCTGAGCACAGCTCGTGGTGAAGGATGTGGAGGGAGTGCATGCCTTGGTTGCATATCGTCTGCTTAATATGTAGGTTTGTGTCGGTGCAGGGGAGGTGGGGTTAGAGGACAGGCTAGAGGAGCTGGCTTCCAGGGCTGCTGATGACCTCCTCCGCCTCTGGTGAAGCCCTGCCTCTGCTCTGTGACTGGTCGGCTTTGAGGGGTACTCATCTTTGTTGTCGTCATCCTCGCCGGTGAGGCCATCTGTGCTCGCCAAAAAGCACGACTGAATCTTGGCTGCATACACAAGTGCTGGTTCCGAGCGGCGACGCGGCCTGTGCACACTATGTGGGGAAAGGGAGTCCGGGGTTGAGGCGGGGTCCACAGGCGGTGCCTCTTGGCTGGGGCAGGAGGTTCCTGAGTGCAGCCTCCTCCCTCTGCTCCCTCTCAGCAGCTGCCCGTTAGGGTGCAGTGTGTCGGGATCGGTGTCCTGGTCGTAGTCGCTGAAGGTGAGGACCGAGTCCAGACTCCCTGGTTTGGATCTGAGACGTCTGCTGCAAAAACTTGGTGAGCCGCCACTGCTCGTGTCCAACTCATTTTCTAGACTGTCGTAGGACGAGTCTGTCAGAGGATACATCCACTTTTCTGAAAACCAGGGAGAGGTGACACAGGTCATGTGCATACCCTAAAACTAATacttttcaaagcattttttgtgtaaattacAGCATTCAGGCTAAAGACACCCAGGCCCTCTCACATGTGCAAAACAAATAACGTATGTGTTGTAATCAGCTCTCCCAAAAGCATGTAGGAAAGTATATCCACAGTTGAAGCACATTTTGGCCCCAATTCCAAAATGTAAGACATTGCACATGAGCAGACTGATCTGCTGTAAATCCTATGCCGATACACTATGACACATATTTCATAAGTTTGGGGTGTAGTACCAGATCCTGTCTCCTCGTCAGCGCAGAGTCTTTGTGGCAAACCTCCAAACAGAGAGGAAGGCTCCTCTCCCAGAATCTGCTGGCAGTGTTCTATCATGAACTTCACCAAGTCACACACCTGCAGCAGACCACATCAAGAAAAACACATTCAATGACATTTGATGACATTTCATTAGTCCTGTCCATCAATCATATTTAGGACCCATTTAtgggaaatatatttttaaaactaaatcaaatacttttttttttttggatcatATTTTCAGAAAaggtacaggtggtcctcagtctACACACGAGTTCCATTCCTccgactgtgatgtaagttgacTGTTAGTGTACAGTAAATCGAAACTTATAGCTAAATTAACACCTAAATCAGTCACACTGAACACacaaatgacattaaaaaaatacagtaataaaaagatggaatagaagaataaaatgaaactgtaattaaaaaaaaagaacaactctGTCCCTTTAAACTTTGTAGTTctcactgtccatttcacaggagcagatcctttcatatgttcaagaataccatctttatccttgatgatggtcGCTTGAGCGGCTTAGAACGAGCATGCAGCCAATATTGATTTCTCCACTGTGTTTTTGGATGTCTAAATATAAGGCAACCTGTCTTTATCTTATATTCAGACcagtacagtataatatacagtatttctacaCATGTATAGGCAAGAATTTGGAACACCAGAGTAACCGTACATGCCCTCCTCCCTCTCATTTACCTTCCTGGTTCCTTCGTTCTCTGCCTCTGGGCTACACAGTGCTCCGGGTGgccaaagcatgctgggagcgATGCACACCGCTAAGTTGAAACTCGTCATCTGGTTCTCTTGGGCGTTACCTTGGATACTGCGCAGCACAGCCAACAGGTAGTGTAGCAACCGGGCGTTGTCTTTGGGCAGCCGACTCATCATTCTGCAGGAGGAGAACATAACTTTCGATTTTTTTGGAAGAATTGAGAGCTGAGAgggacatacagtactgtatggcCACCTgcagtgtactgtactgtatgctaGGCGTCAGAAGGAGCAGTACCAGTTGTGTTACTAATATCTATATATTGTTGCATTATGTGTTCATTGGCTTAACACACCTTTGTATCTCTTGGACCTGTTCCTCCTCCCCCTCTTCATCTTCCAAAGCATCCATCCACTCTTCATGCAGCTCACAACACAGCAGGCTGCCAGGAATGTTGCGCAGGAAGTCCTAATGAAGATACAGTAGTTGCAAAGCGAAAGCAAAGATGACATTCTGGACtgtaattatgtttttaaaaagagaaaaaaaaggtgtttttaaatCATTAATGCCATGTGCAGAGACT
Above is a genomic segment from Dunckerocampus dactyliophorus isolate RoL2022-P2 chromosome 1, RoL_Ddac_1.1, whole genome shotgun sequence containing:
- the LOC129189180 gene encoding rho GTPase-activating protein 20-like isoform X2, producing MFHEKRMRSQSVRRQSAPSLVISRALARSKTLSRESLPVPVFPETCSLVQSFLRAPNRSFLLHGHTQLKTGMQTQDRHLFLFTDVLVIAKAKSANQFKLKAQVCVCEMWTASCMEEVCEGSTCPERSFVLGWPTCNSVATFSSAEQKEQWLSLLKSRIKEEKEKEEPKTIPLRVYGKGLNTYAVTKTLPVSNSDSTTEVIRLALQQFSIIGNVKDYQLWILSKRDNTPYPLIGHEFPFSIHMSHVRQALSQSATSPEDRVRAIQAEQLLVRKRCQFILKPRPEEVLQPQVLADFTQKPLRRRRSLITWAFLRGSSPYLGLSTGSASQGCLFGRPLSTVCTDDALPKPVMDMLTFLYHEGPWTRGIFRRPAGARAVRELRDSLDSGQFLLPLTRDHIFIIAGVFKDFLRNIPGSLLCCELHEEWMDALEDEEGEEEQVQEIQRMMSRLPKDNARLLHYLLAVLRSIQGNAQENQMTSFNLAVCIAPSMLWPPGALCSPEAENEGTRKVCDLVKFMIEHCQQILGEEPSSLFGGLPQRLCADEETGSEKWMYPLTDSSYDSLENELDTSSGGSPSFCSRRLRSKPGSLDSVLTFSDYDQDTDPDTLHPNGQLLRGSRGRRLHSGTSCPSQEAPPVDPASTPDSLSPHSVHRPRRRSEPALVYAAKIQSCFLASTDGLTGEDDDNKDEYPSKPTSHRAEAGLHQRRRRSSAALEASSSSLSSNPTSPAPTQTYILSRRYATKACTPSTSFTTSCAQTSGRHEEQGTSRKESKWGTLKSCRSLHPNSWLRKDRRLSLTQQESLENNSASANTNIFTSDEY